The following are encoded in a window of Nitrososphaerales archaeon genomic DNA:
- a CDS encoding cytochrome c biogenesis protein CcdA: protein MELGFIIAAAAGAGSFFSPCMLPVLPAFLSYLSGSSVQEISKTSSSIKLTSTRLNIFLNTVFFVLGFSLVFSVLGVMLNSVLSGIAADFTIWLTRVGGIMIISFGLYMLASTKLHFLNFEKRFTVKRFKISYPTSFMFGLAFAAAWTPCVGPILASIFTLAATLPGQAFNLLFAYSLGLGVPFLLTGIFFSQSTNFVSKMSRHLKYFNVIMGSILIVLGILVFSNQLALLGNFPVVNQIILS, encoded by the coding sequence ATGGAGCTAGGCTTCATAATAGCGGCAGCAGCAGGCGCAGGTTCTTTCTTCTCACCATGTATGTTGCCAGTATTACCGGCATTCCTATCATACCTGTCAGGATCTAGCGTTCAGGAGATCAGCAAGACCAGCAGTTCTATTAAACTTACTTCAACTAGACTTAACATTTTTCTAAACACAGTATTCTTCGTTCTCGGATTCTCTCTTGTTTTCTCAGTATTGGGTGTAATGCTGAATAGTGTTCTCTCTGGTATCGCAGCAGATTTCACAATATGGCTTACACGTGTTGGAGGGATCATGATAATTTCCTTTGGATTGTACATGCTAGCATCCACGAAGTTGCACTTTCTCAATTTCGAGAAGAGGTTCACGGTAAAAAGGTTCAAGATAAGCTATCCTACATCATTCATGTTTGGTTTAGCATTCGCCGCTGCATGGACACCATGTGTTGGTCCTATACTTGCAAGTATATTCACGTTAGCAGCAACGTTACCGGGGCAGGCATTTAACTTGCTGTTTGCATATTCTCTGGGACTTGGCGTTCCTTTTCTATTAACAGGCATATTCTTTTCACAGTCTACCAACTTCGTTAGCAAGATGAGCAGGCATCTGAAATACTTTAACGTGATCATGGGTTCTATACTGATCGTTTTAGGTATACTCGTCTTCAGCAACCAATTAGCGCTCTTAGGCAACTTCCCCGTAGTGAATCAAATAATATTAAGTTGA